One Capsicum annuum cultivar UCD-10X-F1 chromosome 2, UCD10Xv1.1, whole genome shotgun sequence genomic window carries:
- the LOC107860336 gene encoding uncharacterized protein LOC107860336 isoform X2, protein MLFLSKSLLHISRDLRARLMLRNMGNPVVQHNFREANKVADCLAKLGANLNLPGTVISLRSPPLAAATHLADDVEGIVSTRLVTLVYV, encoded by the exons ATGCTATTCTTGTCCAAGAGCTTGTTACACATATCACGAGATCTAAGAGCAAG GTTAATGTTGAGGAACATGGGGAATCCAGTGGTGCAACATAACTTTCGGGAAGCAAACAAAGTAGCTGACTGTTTAGCAAAACTAGGTGCCAACTTAAATCTGCCTGGAACTGTAATCTCTCTCCGTTCTCCGCCTCTTGCTGCTGCTACTCATCTGGCCGACGACGTTGAGGGCATTGTTAGTACTCGTTTAGTGACCTTGGTCTATGTTTAA
- the LOC107860336 gene encoding uncharacterized protein LOC107860336 isoform X1 gives MNDVALNPFFTPQEIVNTNPLLFLWNLIPLHRGQFVNLHTSILPGLGDLGVIPERMASFTKVSSLKSADLMIFLKAEDKKYIHLCLVSLLKSSFDLRLAINSVLAKYAVVMTPTLRCTQFSSSGDSSQSSLNYFSPMNQATCFIVWNTRGVNNKNFRRNFCDLLNSHNPCFVSLLETKLSDHLGLMHEFGFDNYWEVPTVGNSGGSGGIVLLWHENFVSVTQKRQTIQELHAMIKVNVEEHGESSGAT, from the exons ATGAATGATGTTGCACTAAATCCGTTCTTCACCCCTCAAGAGATAGTCAATACCAATCCACTCCTTTTTCTATGGAATCTAATTCCACTCCATCGCGGCCAGTTTGTGAATCTCCACACATCCATTTTGCCGGGGTTAGGCGACCTAGGGGTTATTCCAGAGAGGATGGCTTCATTCACAAAAGTCTCAAGTTTAAAAAGCGCAGATCTCATGATCTTTCTGAAAGCCGAGGACAAGAAGTATATTCATCTGTGCCTAGTGTCCCTTCTGAAGAGTTCATTCGACCTACGACTAGCCATCAACAGTGTGCTAGCGAAGTACGCGGTTGTGATGACCCCGACACTTCGATGTACCCAATTTTCTTCCTCAGGCGATAGTTCTCAATCGTCCCTCAATTATTTCTCTCCAATGAATCAAGCTACTTGTTTTATTGTCTGGAACACTCGTGGGGTTAACAATAAGAACTTTAGGAGGAACTTCTGTGATCTTCTCAATTCCCATAATCCGTGCTTTGTTTCTTTATTGGAAACAAAGTTGTCTGACCACTTAGGTCTCATGCATGAGTTCGGCTTTGATAATTACTGGGAAGTACCCACAGTTGGTAACTCGGGAGGTTCGGGAGGTATAGTCTTGCTCTGGCATGAAAACTTCGTTAGTGTCACTCAGAAACGTCAAACCATACAGGAGCTTCATGCCATGATTAAG GTTAATGTTGAGGAACATGGGGAATCCAGTGGTGCAACATAA
- the LOC107860336 gene encoding uncharacterized protein LOC107860336 isoform X3: protein MSSFSVWIFSQTIYLIRLMLRNMGNPVVQHNFREANKVADCLAKLGANLNLPGTVISLRSPPLAAATHLADDVEGIVSTRLVTLVYV, encoded by the exons ATGTCTTCATTCTCTGTATGGATCTTCTCTCAAACTATATATCTCATCAG GTTAATGTTGAGGAACATGGGGAATCCAGTGGTGCAACATAACTTTCGGGAAGCAAACAAAGTAGCTGACTGTTTAGCAAAACTAGGTGCCAACTTAAATCTGCCTGGAACTGTAATCTCTCTCCGTTCTCCGCCTCTTGCTGCTGCTACTCATCTGGCCGACGACGTTGAGGGCATTGTTAGTACTCGTTTAGTGACCTTGGTCTATGTTTAA